From a region of the Takifugu flavidus isolate HTHZ2018 chromosome 20, ASM371156v2, whole genome shotgun sequence genome:
- the fer gene encoding tyrosine-protein kinase Fer isoform X5: MTLRVKSDKEYAALLLNMTQQTEKQEAADYISTVSKSWSQVIRQTEALGRVMRSHADDLNSGPLHRLATLIRDKQQLKKSYQSLHLQLESHNHKITRSDLDKLKATYRQLSRDANNAKEKYREALAKGREAERARERYDKATAKLHNLHNQYVLAVCSARAQQDEHRRRAAPALLDDLQKMQEDMTLALKSILEEYCEISSLLTEEIVKVHQEISAAVEQVDPLVEYQQFIDAYRSPETPEASVEFESSLLEETENLPANEILWNTLTADSLQATLSSATEELSLTQQNLQTKEALAEDLNTKIQTSQQNTERKSDCVLLLSQKLSLLELRHAVQSLRGSEVRLASQKALLDAKMATAASPPPPPPPPALPYEDDTRSVGSTDKTKEKSSRFDTLRHSLAGMIRSPKTMLGSSTSQFFDVIPTSERPLAEQEWYHGAIPRTEAQELLRQQGDFLVRESHGKPGEYVLSVFSDDQRRHFIIQYADGQYRFEGTGFSTIPQLIEHHFSTKQVITKKSGVVLLNPVVKDKKWILNHEDVVLGELLGKGNFGEVFKGTLQRDKTPVAVKTCKEDLPPELKIRFLSEARILKQYDHPNIVKLIGVCTQRQPIYIVMELVPGGDFLSYLRKKKDELKTKQLLRFSVDAAAGMAYLESKNCIHRDLAARNCLVGDNNALKISDFGMSRQEDDGIYSSSGLKQIPIKWTAPEALNYGRYSSESDVWSYGILLWETFSLGMCPYPGMTNQQAREQVEKGYRMACPQRCPDDVYKVMQRCWQYNPEERPKFSHLQRDLAAIKKK; encoded by the exons ATGACCCTCCGTGTGAAGAGCGACAAAGAgtatgctgctctgctcctaaACATGACTcagcaaacagaaaaacaggaagccgCCGATTACATCAGCACTGTGAGCAAG TCGTGGTCTCAGGTGATCCGTCAGACAGAGGCGTTGGGTCGAGTTATGCGGAGTCACGCTGATGACCTGAACTCTGGTCCTCTGCACCGCCTGGCAACGCTGATCCGAgacaagcagcagctgaagaagagCTACCAAAGTCTTCATCTGCAGCTGGAGAGCCATAATCACAAG ATAACCAGGAGTGACCTGGACAAACTGAAAGCAACGTACCGACAGCTGAGCCGCGACGCTAATAACGCCAAAGAGAAGTACAGAGAGGCGCTCGCTAAAG GCAGGGAAGCGGAGCGAGCCCGTGAGCGCTACGACAAGGCAACTGCAAAGCTCCATAACCTTCACAACCAGTACGTGTTAGCCGTCTGCAGCGCTCGAGCGCAACAGGACGAACACAGACGACGCGCAGCACCAGCGCTGCTTGATGATTTGCAGAAGATGCAAGAAGACATGACGCTTGCACT TAAAAGTATCCTGGAGGAGTATTGTGAGATCAGCAGTTTGCTGACAGAGGAGATTGTTAAAGTCCATCAGGAGAtttcagcagctgtggagcaggTCGACCCTCTGGTGGAGTACCAACAGTTCATTGACGCCTACAG GTCTCCGGAGACTCCGGAGGCAAGTGTGGAGTTTGAATCATCGTTGTTGGAGGAAACCGAAAACCTTCCAGCCAATGAGATCCTGTGGAACACGCTGACGGCTGACAGCCTGCAGGCCAC GTTGTCATCGGCAACAGAAGAGTTGTCGCTGActcagcagaacctgcagacaaaAGAGGCTTTAGCTGAAGACCTAAATACAAAAATCCAGACGAGTCAGCAGAACACGGAGAGGAAAAGCGA ctgcGTCCTGCTTCTCAGTCAGAAACTGTCTCTCCTCGAGCTTCGTCATGCAGTCCAGTCTCTCCGCGGCTCTGAAGTGCGCCTCGCTTCCCAGAAAGCTCTGCTGGATGCCAAGATGGCCACCGCtgcctcgccgccgccgccccctcctccccccgctcTGCCATACGAGGATGATACCCGCTCTGTAGGATCCACT gataaaacaaaagagaagagCTCTCGCTTCGACACGCTGCGCCACTCTCTGGCTGGGATGATTCGGTCTCCTAAAACCATGCTGGGTTCCTCCACTTCG CAGTTCTTTGACGTCATCCCGACGTcagagcgccccctggcggaGCAAGAGTGGTATCATGGTGCTATTCCTCGAACCGAGGCTCAGGAGTTACTGCGACAACAGGGCGACTTCCTGGTGAGGGAAAGTCACGGTAAACCAGGCGAGTACGTCCTGTCGGTGTTTTCTGATGACCAGAGGCGACATTTCATCATCCAGTATGCTGAT GGTCAGTATCGCTTTGAAGGAACAGGCTTCTCCACCATTCCTCAGCTCATCGAGCACCATTTCTCCACCAAGCAGGTCATCACAAAGAAGTCTGGGGTTGTCCTGCTCAACCCTGTCGTCAAG GATAAAAAATGGATCCTGAACCACGAGGATGTGGTGCTGGGGGAGCTGTTGGGAAAG GGGAACTTTGGCGAGGTGTTTAAAGGAACGCTGCAGCGGGACAAAACGCCTGTCGCTGTCAAAACCTGCAAAGAAGATTTGCCTCCAGAGCTGAAAATCCGCTTCCTGTCTGAAGCCAG GATCCTGAAGCAGTACGACCACCCCAACATCGTGAAGCTGATTGGTGTTTGCACGCAGCGCCAGCCCATCTACATTGTGATGGAGCTGGTTCCAG GTGGAGACTTCCTGTCATacctgaggaagaagaaagacgaGCTGAAGACGAAGCAGCTCCTTCGCTTCTCGGTCGACGCTGCTGCTGGCATGGCGTACCTGGAGAGCAAGAATTGTATCCACAG AGATTTAGCAGCGAGGAACTGTCTGGTTGGAGATAACAACGCTTTGAAAATCAGTGATTTTGGGATGAGCCGGCAGGAGGATGATGGAATTTATTCGTCATCTGGACTAAAACAGATCCCCATCAAATGGACGGCACCGGAAGCCCTAAATTATG GTCGTTACAGCTCCGAGAGCGACGTGTGGAGCTATGGCATCCTGCTGTGGGAGACCTTCAGTCTGGGAATGTGTCCTTATCCTGGGATGACCAATCAGCAGGCACgagagcaggtggagaaag GTTACAGGATGGCGTGTCCTCAGCGTTGTCCCGACGATGTGTACAAAGTGATGCAGCGCTGCTGGCAGTACAACCCTGAAGAGCGACCAAAGTTCTCCCATCTGCAGCGCGACCTCGCTGCCATCAAAAAGAAGTGA